The genome window CCTGAGATGAATCTGGAAGCGATCGAAGGGTCGCTCGGGCAAGGATTAGTGGTCGGTGTGCTGGGTGGTTTTCGCGCGGTGATGGCGGATTTCTTGTGGATTCGCACCAATACGATTTGGGAGCGGCGTGATCGCGTGAAACTCGATGCGATGGTGCGGTTGGTCACCACTTTAGATCCACGGCCCGATTTTTTCTGGATCAATGGTGCGCGTATGATCGCGTATGATGTGCCCAACTGGCGGATTCGCGAAGAGGGGGGCTATACGGATGTGCCGGAAAGTCGTCAGCAAGAGTTAGACCTGGAACAAGCCGAGCAGGCTTTCGTGATGTTGAAGCGTGGGCTCGAATTTCACCCAGAATCGGCCAAACTGTATCTGGAGATCGCGCAGATTTATTTGAATCGTTTGGATGATATACCGAATGCTGCGAAGTGGTTTCTGCTCGCGTCGCAGCAGCCCTATGCGCCGTTTTTTGCTGCCCGTATTTATGGCGAACTCTTGCGCCGTCAGGGGCTAAATGCCGAGGCCTATAGCTTCCTTAAGCAGTTACATCGTGATTTACCCGACGATCCTTACGCGCAGAAACCTATCATTCTTGACCGTATTCGCGAGTTAGAGGGAGAGTTGGAAGTCCCAGTTTGGGAGCGTTTTCAGCCGCAGGCGTCTGATACAGTCGTGCCTGAAGCCAGCTTGCAGGACAAGGTGCGTGCCTTCGAGCAAGCGCATAGCCATGATCATGGGCATGCGCATTGATGAGCCTGTGTGGTATCTGGAGTCGGAGCCCTCCGGACCGGCTGAATCGACACCGATCCTCCAACGGTCGAGCACCTAAAGGAACTCGACTACGCGCGCATTGAGTTTATCGGTAGTTGCATTGAATCCGATAGTAGTAATACTAGATGACTCTAGTTGACTGCGTTAGTATTTAGTGCTATGACTGGTAGCTCACTTTAACAGAAGGAAATATTATGATGATAGCATTGATTATATTAGGAGTTTTAGCCGTATTTTGTATCGTTGTGGGGCTCTGGGTGATGGGCATCTACAATGGTCTGGTGACCTTGAGGAATCGCTTTAAAAATGCGTTCGCGCAGATCGATGTGCAGTTGAAGCGCCGCTACGATTTGATCCCAAATCTAGTTGAGACTGCGAAAGGCTATCTCTCACATGAACGCGAGACGCTCGAAGCAGTGATTGCGGCGCGTAATGGTGCGGCCTCTGCCGGGCAAGCGGCCGCTGCGGATCCGAGCGATCCGAATGCGATTAAGCAATTGATGGGTGCGGAGACCGCTTTGACCGGTGCGATGGGCAAGTTCTTCGCGCTATCGGAAGCGTATCCCGATCTGAAAGCCAATCAGAACATGATGCAATTGACCGAGGAGCTGACTTCGACTGAGAATAAAATTTCGTTTGCACGTCAGGCCTACAACGACTCGGTGATGACGTATAACACCAAGCGCGAAGTGTTCCCGGCGGTATTGTTTTCCGGTGCATTAGGCTTTCGTGAGGCGCAGTTGTTTGAAATTACCGAAGAGCGTGAGCGCGATGCGGTAAAGGTCAGCTTCTAGTCGATATCGTAATCCGACAAAATGGACTTTTTCGAAGCACAAGAGTTGGCTCGCAAACGCACACGCCTGATGGTGGTGCTGTTCGCTTTGGCTGTCCTTAGTATTGCTGGCGCGCTTTATGGCGTGGTGGTGTATGTCATGGAGTCGGGTCTGCTCGATTCCAAAGACGCCGTGCCGACGCCGATGGTGCTATGGCAGCCGGATTTGTTTTTCTATACGCTGGCGGGTGTTGTGGTGTTGGTGACATGTTGCTCGCTGTTTAAAGTGGCGCAGTTGCGTTCCGGTGGCGGCTATGTCGCTCGATCCATGGGCGGGCGCGAAGTCGAGCAAACCACGAAGGATGCCGATGAGCGCATGTTGATGAATATCGTCGAGGAAATGTCGATTGCATCGGGCGTGCCTATGCCAGAAGTCTATATCTTGCCCGAAGAAGGGATCAACGCCTTCGCGGCTGGTTTCAATCCAGCCGATGCGGTGGTCGCGGTCACGCATGGCTGTATTCGCACCTTGAATCGCGATGAGTTGCAAGGCGTCGTCGCGCACGAGTTTAGCCATATTCTGAATGGCGATATGCGTCTGAATATTCGCCTGATGGGTGTGTTGTTTGGGATTCTTGCGATTGCGGTCGTCGGGCAGTTGGCGTTTCGTAGCACTGCTGAGGCCAGCTTCTGGAGCGGTCGCCGCCGGAGTAAAGAGGGCGGTGGTGCGGTGCTCGTCATTATGGCGATCGGCCTCGCTGTCATGGCGATCGGTTATATCGGTGTGTTTTTCGGTCGTATGATTCAAAGTTCGATTTCGCGTCAGCGTGAGTTTCTGGCCGATGCGGCTGCCGTGCAATTTACGCGTAATCCCGATGGGATCGCTGGCGCATTGAAAAAGATCGGTGGCACTCCGCTGCATGGCGCCGTGAGCAATGCGCACTCGCAGGAAGCCGCGCACTTTTTCTTTGCGAGTGCGTTGAAGTCGAATCTGGGCGGTGCGTTTGCCACGCATCCACCGCTGGATCAGCGCATTGCCGCGATTGATCCGAACTGGGATGGCAAATTCGTCAGTGGCGCGCGCAAGTCAGCGCGTCGACAATCCGGCCAACAGCCTCCGAAGATCAATCGTGCCGCCGCCCAGTCACATGATTTTATCAATGCCATCGGACAGGTCAGTGCGGCGGCAATCCTCAGCGCACAAGAAATTCATGGGCAGATCGGCAACGATTTAGATCGCCTCCATCAGAGCAACGACTCCGCACGCGGCGTCTTGATCGGGCTGCAAATCTCAGCCAGTGACGCAGGGGATGATGCGGCTCAATTAAAAATGGTGAAGGGGCGCATTGATGGTGCGGTGTATCGTGAGCTTGAGGCATGGTTGCCACGTTTGCGCGCGCTTAATTTGAACCAGCGCTTTGCCTTGTTTGATGCTGCGTTGCCAATGGCAGCCGGGCGCGACCTCGATACATTTGCTCAGTTGAGTCAATTGATCTACGATCTTGCGCACAGTGATGGTGCGATTGAGTTGGAAGAATTCGCGCTTATGCGTGCGGTTGCTGGCTATTTAGAAGACCGCAGGAATCCTTCGCGTAAGGTGGCGCCGCTCTCGCCAGCGAAAATGGAAATGCCACTGTGCGTGATGCTTTCGGCGATCACTTACACCGCAGCGGTTGAACCTGCAGAGCGCGAAGCCGCGTTTAAGGCAGGTGCTCGTAAATGTAGTCGTTACTTACTTAAGGAGCCGCTCTTGTTGCCGGAAGAGGCGATTACCTTTGATGCCTTGGAAGCCGCGTTAGATCTTTTTGTGCAGCTGCCGTTGCCGCAAAAGAAAGTGATTTTTGAAGGTGCGCTGGCTGTCGTGCTCGCCGATGAAAAAGTTGCGCAAGAGGAACTTAGTTTGATTCGTGTGATTGCGACCAGTCTCAGTTTGCCGATGCCGCCATTGATTAGTGAAGAGGCCGCGTAGCTGGGCGAAATTTTATTTAGATATTCTTTGATATGAGTCCTGAAGCGATTCCTTTTATATTTATTTTCTTCATTATCATTGCGATCTTGTTTCGTCTCGCGGCGGGTTCGTTTGATGGAGACCGTGTTAAAGGGTATATTGAGAATACTCTTGGCGGCGAATTGATTGACCAAAGCTGGGCACCTTTTGGTCCTGGTTGGTATGGGGAGAAGGACTCGCGCATTTATGAGATCATCTACAAAGATCGCGCCGGGGCGACGCATCGGGCCAACGTAAAGACTTCGATGCTTAGCGGTGTGTATTTGACGAATGATACAATCATTGAGCAACCTGCGGTTGCGCAATCGACTGTGCGCCGATCATTGGATGAAGAAGCGGAGGCGCTCAAAGCGCGTCTGCGTGAGATCGAAGATCTGAAGGAACGAGGGTAGTTTCTCCGGCTATCGCGTTCATACTGCCTCGCGCAGCATTTTTTAAAAGCTGTCATCAGTAGGGGCTTTGCTTTGTCAGCGACCATGAGCTTGTCGTATTGGCGAAGACCGCGCACAGGCCACGAGCACACGAAGGTTCGGAACGCCTCAAGCACCACAGACCTAGCAAATTACTTGCGCGCCTGTTACTCTCTTAATCTTACTCTTTATCGTAATCTTAATCGAAGCGTAGTGATTGAAGACCTTACGAATGAGTCCAGAGGATTAAGATTATGAGTAAGATTACGATTATGACGTCGAATATCCTTATATCTCTATTTGTGAGACAGTCTCCAAGCAGCACCCCTGCAGAGTTTACGTAATTGAAACAGGACTGTCACCTGTTTGAGCTGGTTGTCATATATTCTTCGCAGTGTGAAAATTGCATTGGTGACAGAAACCTATCCGCCAGAAGTCAATGGTGTGGCGATGACGCTACATCGTTTAGTTGCTGGTATTTTGTCTGTGGGGCATACGATGCAGTTGGTGCGTCCGCAACAAGCTCCTCAGGTTGAACCGACTGACTTAGAGTGGCAACTGGAGGAGTTGCTCGTTAGTAGCGTGCCACTTCCAGGCTACGATGGCCTACGTATTGGTATGCCTGCCATGGGGCGCATGAAGCGTTTATGGAAGCGCTCGCGGCCAGATGTGGTGCACATTGCGACTGAAGGGCCACTCGGCGCTGCGGCACTTTGGGTGGCACGGCGCATGCGGATTCCAGTGGTTTCGAGCTTTCATACCAATTTTCATAGCTATGGGGCGCACTATGGAGTGGGTCTGCTACAAGGTGTGGGCTTCGCCTATCTGCGAGCCTTTCACAATTATACGGCAGCGACGTTTGCGCCGACGCGCGCCATTTGCGAGGAGCTCGCTGCGCAAGGCATTCGTCATACACGAGTGATGAGCCGTGGGGTGGATTGTGATTTGTATCAACCGAGTGCGCGTTGTGAGGCACTGCGCGCGAGTTGGCTGGGTAACATGACTGCTCCAGTGGTGCTCTATGTCGGACGCATTGCGCAGGAGAAAAATATGGCTCTAGCGATTCGTGGGTTTTACGAGATCCAGTGCAAGCAGCCTAATGCCTGTTTCGTGTTGGTGGGCGATGGGCCGATGCGTGCGGAGCTGGAAGCGGCGCATCCCGAATTTATTTTCACCGGATTTCAACGCGGAGCGGATCTAGCGAAGTGCTATGCCTCGGCGGATGTCTTTTTATTTCCGAGCGTGACCGAGACGTTCGGCAATGTGCTAACCGAAGCGATGGCGAGTGGCTTAGCCTGTGTCGCCTATGACTATGCCGCTGCGAGGGAATATGCAACAGACGGTGTCCACGCACTCTTGGCTGCTAAAGGGGATGAGGCTGGCTTTATTGCGGCCGCCGGGCGGTTGGTAAATGATGAACGATTGATTGAACAACTGGGCGCTGCCGCTCGGGAATTGGCACTGCAGCTAAGTTGGAGTTCCGTCGTTCGTGCTTACTTAGCCGATACCTCCGCGATTCTGCAGGAGGAGCACACCGCTGTGGATGCTCCCTTACACACTTTAGAAACGATATGAAAAAAATACACTACAAGACGATTATACTATCGGACGTTCACTTGGGAACGCCACATTGCCAGATTGATGAGGTAAATGATTTTTTGAAATACACACGTTGTGACCAGTTGATATTAAATGGCGATATCATTGATGGATGGCAGCTCCGGCGATCCGGGAAATGGAAAACCAGTGATAGTCGGTTTGTGCGATTAATTCTTAAGAAGATGGAGAAGCAAGATACAGAAGTAATTTACCTGAGAGGGAATCACGATGATGTGCTCAGGCGGTTTTTACCGTTAAATTTCAGTAAGCTTCGGTTTTGCGAAGACTATATCTTCGAGACGAACCAGAAGAAATATCTCGTGCTACATGGTGATGTCTTTGACCTTGTAACGACGCATATGAAATTTCTCTCACACATTGGTGATTTCGGTTACCAATGGCTATTGCGCTTTAATCGACTTTATAGCCGCTGGTGGCGTTGGAAGGGCAAGGGCGAGTTCTCTCTCAGTAAATATATTAAAGGGCGCGTTAAGTCGGCTGTGAGCTTTATCTCTAACTATGAAGAACAAGTGGCGAAGTTAGCGAAAGCACGTGGCTGTGATGGTGTGATGTGTGGTCATATTCACAGTGCAGATGATAAGATGATTGATGGTATTCACTATTTAAATTCAGGTGACTGGGTAGAGTCCAAAACTGCGATCGTGGAACACTTCGATGGGCAGATGGAATTAATCACTTACGATCAATTTCGTGCGCACCTGAATCACCAGGTCTTTGAAGGCGGCGATGACGATCTCAATGACGAGGATGAAGATGGCTTCGAAGTGGTCGAAGATGGTATCGATGTGCTCGAAGATGTGATGGCAGTCTAAGGTGGCTTTGTTATTGTTGTTTTGTGCCGTTAGTGGTTTCAACTTAACTGTCTAGCGCGACCAAATCTTGCCTCTGTTAGGTCCAGTCGCTTATCAAGGGCCGATCGTTCGAGTTGGCTCAATCATGAGCATTTTTCGTGTTAAAAGATACCCCCAAAAAAGGCGCAAAGGACGCAGAATATAAGTGAATATGCCCGAATCGCACGAACTTAAGGGGCTTTGAGATAGTCAAGGCTAACTGGGATCGGCTGCTTCAGCTGCCTACAGTGTGCATGTATACGTATACTCACGCGTATCATGATTTGTGAAAAGTGCATTCAAGCGACTTCTCTGCCTAAGGTAGGGGCTTTGCTTTGCGAAGACCGCGTAAAGGCCTTAAAGTCATGGAGTTTTACAACGTCTCCTGCCTTCGCGGTTCGCGCACGCACGACCCCTACGCATATTTCTGAACCATCAAGAACCACAATTCTTGATGCGCGGCAGTATATGTTCGTAGTTGCTTTTGCTCGGCGGTAGCTAAAGCAGCCGGTCCCAGTTTGCCAGTGGAGGGGCATTAAGTGCGTGCCATTCTGCAGACTCCGTGGTGTTTCAGTCTTTTGAGCCGTCGACCTTTTTTTCGACAATCGTGCGCAAGGTGCGGATGTCGTTTTCCATTCGCGAGAGCAGGTGTTTGAGGTCGGCGTCTGGCACATTGGGGTCGGGCAAATTACTGAGTTCCTGCATGGTGGATACGATGATGCCGATGAAGAGATTCAGAATCGTGAAGGTGGCGATCACAATAAAGGGCACGAAGAACATCCATGCGAACGGCTGCACTTCCATGATGGGACGCACAATGCCCATGGACCAGCTCTCCAGTGTCATGATCTGAAAGAGTGAGTATAAGCTGAGCCCAAGTGAACCAAACCAGACCGGGAAATCTTCACCGAACAGATGCGTGGCTAGCACACCTGCGGTGAAAAAGAAGATACACATGATCGCGATCACACCTGTGAGCCCTGGAATCGAATGCAGGAAGGCGGCCACCACTTTTCGCAGTGAGGGAATGGCAGTGAGTAAGCGTAAGACGCGAAAGACACGTAAGGTGCGCAGCACGGAGAGTGGGCCGCTGCCTGGGACGAGCGACACGGCGACAACAATGAAGTCGAACCAGTTCCAGGAGTTGCGCCAGAAGATGCCGCGATAGACGCAGAGTTTGATCAGTAACTCGACGACAAAGACCGCTAAGCAAATTTGATCCACCCAGTGTAGCAGTGCTCCGTGCTGTGCTTCAATGGATGGGAAGGTTTCCAGCCCGAGCACGGCGGCGTTGATGAGTATCACTGCAATGATGAAGCCTTGTATGCGCGAAGATTCCACCCAATGCGCTAGCTTTGAACGCCAATGGGGCAGGTTGTCTATACGTAGCAATCGAATCAGATCTAGGTCGCTCATGTGCGATATTAGCGCTTAGTGATTCATGAAATGCAACTCGTAAGATGGCTGTTTACGGCGCGAGAAAGTTGGACGGCAAAATCCATGATGGCATTCAACTGCGCCACGCTTTGGAGGCGCATCGCACCATCGGTGATGTTTTAGAGGTGTTGGTGGATCGGTAGTTTTATGTGGGCAAATAAGTGACACAGGCATTGCTACGCCATCTCCGGACTTCGGCGAGCTCAGTCGAGTCGCAGACCTACGTCCTGCCTGTTTTTTCCTTAGCGTTCGATATTCGATGCACTATCGCTAGGGGCGCGGACAGACAGGAATGTCTGTTTCACTTCTACACACTAGCGCGCAAAGCGCTTGTTCTGTCGCACACACTCAAACAGGACGATGGCTACGAATATTAGGATCATACCGACGAAGGCGACGCCTCTGGGTGCTGAGTTACTTAGAATCCAATAACCGATGAAGGGCGCCATGGTTCCACGGAAACCAGTCAGTGCCATGTGAATGCTCATGTAAGAAGAGACTTTTTCGTGAGGTGCGATCTTCGTAACCCACAGGCTCCAGATGATTTTGCCACCGCCTGTGGCGAGGCCGACTAAGGTCATCGCAAAGGTCAGCATGAAAATATTCTTGGTGAAAAAGAAGCAAGCGATGCCGAGCAGAAAGAAGAGGTTCAGCAAATTACGCGTAGTGATAAAGTGTAGCTTGTCGAACAGGCTGCCCCAGACCTTGGTGCTGAGGATGCGCCCCGCAGCGGGCACGACGACGAGGAGAAATGCGATCGTGGCATTGTCGGCGTTGATGCCAAACTCAGGATTCGCCAGATACTCGACGCGGATTGGAAATGTGATGAGGTTCCCTAGTCCGAGCAGCATCCAACTGCCGAGCAGGTAGCCGAATAGCTTATCCTTCCAGATCAGGCTGAAGTTTTGCCATGGATTGCCGACGTGCTCGATGGAGAGCGGTGTGCACGGTATACGATTTGTTGCCCAGCCACAGGCCGCGGCAGAGAGCACCATGATGACAAACAGGATGTGGTAGTAATTGATCGAGATGTCGAGCAACCAGCCGCCGAGTAGTGAGAACAGAATCATACTCGATGCGGTGAGTATGAAGGGCGTCGTCATACGTTTGCCACGTTCGCTGGCAGGATAGTTCTCCGAGTAGATTTGAATCATCAACGGGCCTTGCTGAACGGTGGCCATTTGGCTGGTGATGATGAATACGGTGAACACTGTTAGGCTCTGAACTACAGTGGCACCGACCATGAGCAGTGCCGCGAGCGAGAACATACTAGCAGATGCGAGGCTCGGACGAAATTGTCGCTTGGCGACGAAGTAAAGCGTGAGCGGTGTGAGCAAAAAACCAATTGGCCACGCTGCTGCGATAAACGCTTTATAGCTTTCCGGCGCATCGAAGTGGCGAATCGCAATCAGCAGAGCAAAGGTCGACCAGCCTGCCTCTAGAATGCCATAAAAAGGCGCGCGCAGGACGTCGTTACGATACGTCGCTTCCGCGCGGTCGTCGTCAGGGAGACTTGAGGACTGAGAGCTGAGACTTGAGATGGGAGGAGATTAGAGGTTTGAGAGCTGAGAGCTGAGACTTGAGATGGGAGAGCTGAGACTTGAGACCTGAGGGTTGAGGTGGGAGAACCGACGAAGCGTGCGTGATGGTCTGCTAGGACGGCTGAGTTTGCCCCGTCGGTCTGACGGCTTTGGGTGCCCGTTGGACAGCTGAAGGAACAGGATTGAAGTGTTTCAGTTCTGAGCCTCAGGTTTCAAGTCTCAGACCTCAGGTCTTAGTTTTCAGCCCTCAGCTCTCAAGTTTCAGGTCTCTTCTCCTCCTACTTGCTCCAATCAAGCATACGCTTGAGGGGCACGTAGGCTTGTTTGCGCACGTCTTCGTCCATCTCGATCTGTGGGCTCATGTCGCGGAGGCAGTTACGCAGCTTTTCGATGGTGTTCATCTTCATGAAGCGGCAATCGTTGCAGGCGCACGTATCCGTCGGGCCAGCGATGAACGTTTTGTCCGGGGCTTCACGTTGTAAGCGGTGGATCATCCCGGTTTCGGTGATGATGATAAATTGCTGAGCGTCGCTATTTTGGCAAAAGCCGATCATCTTCTCGGTGCTGCAAACCACGTCCGCATTGTCACGCACGGTTTCCACGCATTCTGGGTGAGCGACGACGAGTGCTTCTGGGAATTTGAGCTTAAGCGCTTCAATGGCTTGCTGAGTGAATAACACGTGCGCGTAGCATGAGCCCGGCCATAGTTGCATTTCGCGGCCAGTCTGCTTGGAGACCCATTGGCCGAGGTTCTGGTCTGGCACGAACAGGATGTCGCGATCGGCAGGCACATTCTCGATGATGGTCTTGGCGTTGCCGCTGGTGCAGATCACATCGCAGAGCGCTTTAACTGCAGCCGAGCAATTAATGTAAGCGACCACGTAAACATTTGGATTGGCGGCTTTGTAGGCAGCCAGTTTTTCCGCTGGGCAGGAGTCGGCGAGCGAGCAACCTGCTTCCATATCGGGCAGTAGCACTGCTTTGGCCGGATTGACGATCTTGGCAGTCTCAGCCATGAAGTGCACGCCGCAGAAGACGATTGCGTCGGCGTCGGCTTCGGCAGCCTGGTAGGCGAGTCCGAGGGAGTCGCCCACGTAGTCAGCTACGCGTTGTATCTCATCCACTTGGTAGTTGTGCGCCAAGATGACGGCGTTGCGTTCTTTTTTGAGCGCCAACACCTCAAGTTGCATTGCGGAAAGTGGCGCTTCTTCCCCGTTGCGTGGGTTGAAGACCATAGGTTCGTAGTTGAGAGTCGTAGTTGCCATGGGTGGAGTCTTAGGAAAAAGCCGACGAACATCTAGTGAAGTGGCACTTAAGTCAAGCTGGCAGCCGCTGTGTTCTTTGGGGGTGAATCGTGGGGAGGGACGGCCTCTGCGCCGTCAGCCGAGCCGCAGCACAGAACCAAAACACTGGCACACCGCAAGACGAGGCAGAGCTCGTCTCTCCCGGATGTGTTGTATTGATAAATCACAAAACATGATGCATCTCAGTATCAGATGCGGTAGACTACTTTTGAATATTAGAGATTTGACGGTCTTAGATCGTTTGCGCTACAACGCGTTACATATGGCAAAGCTTTTATTATTCTGCATGATATCCCTTTCATTATGCTTGGGTGCAATCGGTGGTGAAGTTGGATTCCCGTCGTCTGTGAAGCTAAAGGATGGGACTTCCTATGAGGGGGTGAAGCTAATGAGTCAGACGCCTGCTGAAGTCGTGTTGAGGCATTCGAATGGAGTGGCGAATATTAAGATTTCTGACCTCAGCGATGAGCTACAGGTGTTGCTCAATTACTCAGAGGAAGAGGCAAAGGCTCTTGAGGCGGCGCAAGCGGAGGCAACTGCCTTGCGGCTGAAGCAGGTGGAGCACGATAAGCAAGTGCGTGAAGCCGCTAAGATACTCGCCGAGAAGAAGATGAATATGTTTATGGTCCGTGGCTATGTGCACCGAGTGCTGGAGGAGGGGATCGTGGTTCAAGCAGGTGTGGCGACTAATTCGGTCTATAACCGGATTCGAGTTTCAGAAGAAGAGGTCTCGAAGCGACAATATAAAGCTTACCGAGTTCCTCGGCCAATACGTGAATTTGGGTTTGTCTATATCGAAGGGCACCCGCGCTTTGAGTCACTCACAGATCGGGATGTCATTGATGTGGACGTGTATCGCGATGGGATCTTTAGATCTGGCGGAGAGACGATGAAGCGGTTTGTCTATTTACAGGAATTCTAGTGCCTCAGCCTTCAAGTCTCAAACCTACCTCAGTCCAGCTGCGGTCAAAATTTCAAATGCCTTTTGGCTATGCTCCATCAGCTTGCCGAGGTTACGTAGTGTCAGGAGTTGAAAGGTCATTTCGCTCTCTGTCACATGAATATGCAGATCCAGCGGAATTAGGCGCAGCTCAAAGCTGCTGCCGTCGGGTTCGTAGGCCAAGCTATCCGCAATTTCGGGCATATCCTCGATCGCATCGATCTTGTCGTCGATATTGATCGATCCCGGGAATTCGACAACGAGCGTCTCGCAGTGGTGCGTGAAGCAGGCTACAAAGCGCTCGTCCGTTCCGATGTCGGGCGTGTGCAGTGCGACGATTTCGGTGGTTAGCACGTAGTTTTTCGGATCGTCTGGGCTTTGATCAATCCGCACCTGCAGATCGAAGTCAGGTGTCTTGATACAGCCAAATCCATCCTCGCAGGTGTATTGAAACTCGCGCCGCTTGTAGCCGAATAGGCTACGAATGTCGGCGTAGAACTGATCGATGATCTCTTTGACGTCTTCCTGGCCGATCTTACGAACAAATGCTTGAGCGGCGGGATGATGACCGTCCGGCAAATGATGATTCTTTGCGTAGCCTTTGAGTCGGCGCACGCGTCCCTCCACGGTGCCGAAGATGCGGCTTTGCGGGGCTGGAGCATTCAAATCTGAAGTTGTGGCTGTGATGGCTGAACGAATCGGACGGTGGGTCAATAAATGAGAGCCGAAGTTGTGCCACAGCCAGCGGAGTGGCGTCAATGTTTACAGGCGCTCCCTCATATCTTTTAGAGAGCTGCGCGTGTTGCTTGCGCACTCTCAATTGTAGCGGAAGCGGGAGCCGGTTTCGACCAACCGAGCAAGAGCCATTCAGCGGCGCACGGTTTCATTTTACCTTAAGTCGTCGCTTCCTGCGCATGAGGATGGGGATGAGGAATAGATAAATGCCAGTTAGCCACAGTAGTAGTAGAATTGCGGCTGCGGGTAGAAAGAGCCAGATGCTTGCCTTGGAGTGAAAGAAGGTGCCCTCGTGTAGGGATAAGATCCAGGCTGAGCGTTTGTAGGCGACTTGTAGGATCTCTGCGCTCTGGCCATCTATTTGAACTTCCCATTGATTCTTCGCTAGGACTTTAATGACCCCGTGGCTAGGGCGTATGTCGACTTTCTTGATGTCTGCCCAGTCGGCGATCTGTGCTTCAGGCACGCTCGCTGCGGTATCGATGACTTGCTGCAGGCTGATAGTTGGCGTGTTGCCTTGCCCCTGCATGGTTGCTGGCTGAACCCATGCGATGTCTTTGCGTAGTAATAAGAGAATGCCAGTGATGATGATAATCAGCACCGGAAGAGCGCAGAGTAGTGCACCCCAATAATGGACTTTTCTCCAGAGTAACTTCCAGTTGGTTTTCATTGCTGATATTTCGATTGAGCTATGGGAGTGTGTAAATGCTTAATTTTTTGTTTTAGAGGAGGGCTGGCCGCGTCGCATTTTTTGTGGGCCTCCTGAGCCGTGCTCCTCAGTGTAATGTTGGTCATACCAACCTGGTTTTTGCAGGTCTGCGTGCCTGAGGAAGTTGGCAATTTGTTTGAGGTCTTCGTCCGGTAAGGGCAGGGCGGGCATCAGGCCGAATTTTTCGTGTGCGCCAGGCATTAGCGAGCTCTCTTCGGTCGGGTGCTTTACGTAGTCGACTACGGCTTGGATCCATTCGTCATCGTCTTGATAGACGCGGTTATAGTGGTCGCGCAGTGCAAA of Lentimonas sp. CC4 contains these proteins:
- a CDS encoding LemA family protein, with protein sequence MMIALIILGVLAVFCIVVGLWVMGIYNGLVTLRNRFKNAFAQIDVQLKRRYDLIPNLVETAKGYLSHERETLEAVIAARNGAASAGQAAAADPSDPNAIKQLMGAETALTGAMGKFFALSEAYPDLKANQNMMQLTEELTSTENKISFARQAYNDSVMTYNTKREVFPAVLFSGALGFREAQLFEITEERERDAVKVSF
- a CDS encoding M48 family metallopeptidase, which codes for MDFFEAQELARKRTRLMVVLFALAVLSIAGALYGVVVYVMESGLLDSKDAVPTPMVLWQPDLFFYTLAGVVVLVTCCSLFKVAQLRSGGGYVARSMGGREVEQTTKDADERMLMNIVEEMSIASGVPMPEVYILPEEGINAFAAGFNPADAVVAVTHGCIRTLNRDELQGVVAHEFSHILNGDMRLNIRLMGVLFGILAIAVVGQLAFRSTAEASFWSGRRRSKEGGGAVLVIMAIGLAVMAIGYIGVFFGRMIQSSISRQREFLADAAAVQFTRNPDGIAGALKKIGGTPLHGAVSNAHSQEAAHFFFASALKSNLGGAFATHPPLDQRIAAIDPNWDGKFVSGARKSARRQSGQQPPKINRAAAQSHDFINAIGQVSAAAILSAQEIHGQIGNDLDRLHQSNDSARGVLIGLQISASDAGDDAAQLKMVKGRIDGAVYRELEAWLPRLRALNLNQRFALFDAALPMAAGRDLDTFAQLSQLIYDLAHSDGAIELEEFALMRAVAGYLEDRRNPSRKVAPLSPAKMEMPLCVMLSAITYTAAVEPAEREAAFKAGARKCSRYLLKEPLLLPEEAITFDALEAALDLFVQLPLPQKKVIFEGALAVVLADEKVAQEELSLIRVIATSLSLPMPPLISEEAA
- a CDS encoding glycosyltransferase family 1 protein is translated as MKIALVTETYPPEVNGVAMTLHRLVAGILSVGHTMQLVRPQQAPQVEPTDLEWQLEELLVSSVPLPGYDGLRIGMPAMGRMKRLWKRSRPDVVHIATEGPLGAAALWVARRMRIPVVSSFHTNFHSYGAHYGVGLLQGVGFAYLRAFHNYTAATFAPTRAICEELAAQGIRHTRVMSRGVDCDLYQPSARCEALRASWLGNMTAPVVLYVGRIAQEKNMALAIRGFYEIQCKQPNACFVLVGDGPMRAELEAAHPEFIFTGFQRGADLAKCYASADVFLFPSVTETFGNVLTEAMASGLACVAYDYAAAREYATDGVHALLAAKGDEAGFIAAAGRLVNDERLIEQLGAAARELALQLSWSSVVRAYLADTSAILQEEHTAVDAPLHTLETI
- a CDS encoding UDP-2,3-diacylglucosamine diphosphatase, with amino-acid sequence MKKIHYKTIILSDVHLGTPHCQIDEVNDFLKYTRCDQLILNGDIIDGWQLRRSGKWKTSDSRFVRLILKKMEKQDTEVIYLRGNHDDVLRRFLPLNFSKLRFCEDYIFETNQKKYLVLHGDVFDLVTTHMKFLSHIGDFGYQWLLRFNRLYSRWWRWKGKGEFSLSKYIKGRVKSAVSFISNYEEQVAKLAKARGCDGVMCGHIHSADDKMIDGIHYLNSGDWVESKTAIVEHFDGQMELITYDQFRAHLNHQVFEGGDDDLNDEDEDGFEVVEDGIDVLEDVMAV
- a CDS encoding ion transporter, which translates into the protein MSDLDLIRLLRIDNLPHWRSKLAHWVESSRIQGFIIAVILINAAVLGLETFPSIEAQHGALLHWVDQICLAVFVVELLIKLCVYRGIFWRNSWNWFDFIVVAVSLVPGSGPLSVLRTLRVFRVLRLLTAIPSLRKVVAAFLHSIPGLTGVIAIMCIFFFTAGVLATHLFGEDFPVWFGSLGLSLYSLFQIMTLESWSMGIVRPIMEVQPFAWMFFVPFIVIATFTILNLFIGIIVSTMQELSNLPDPNVPDADLKHLLSRMENDIRTLRTIVEKKVDGSKD
- a CDS encoding MFS transporter, coding for MSSLSSQSSSLPDDDRAEATYRNDVLRAPFYGILEAGWSTFALLIAIRHFDAPESYKAFIAAAWPIGFLLTPLTLYFVAKRQFRPSLASASMFSLAALLMVGATVVQSLTVFTVFIITSQMATVQQGPLMIQIYSENYPASERGKRMTTPFILTASSMILFSLLGGWLLDISINYYHILFVIMVLSAAACGWATNRIPCTPLSIEHVGNPWQNFSLIWKDKLFGYLLGSWMLLGLGNLITFPIRVEYLANPEFGINADNATIAFLLVVVPAAGRILSTKVWGSLFDKLHFITTRNLLNLFFLLGIACFFFTKNIFMLTFAMTLVGLATGGGKIIWSLWVTKIAPHEKVSSYMSIHMALTGFRGTMAPFIGYWILSNSAPRGVAFVGMILIFVAIVLFECVRQNKRFAR